One genomic window of Fusarium verticillioides 7600 chromosome 2, whole genome shotgun sequence includes the following:
- a CDS encoding phosphoglycerate dehydrogenase, translated as MSPSATFDTTSTGHSNRLKILVPEKVSPDGLALLTPHFDVDNRKGLTAPELINLIPDYHGLIIRSETQVTAEVVQAGRKLRVVARAGVGVDNIDVPAASAQGVIVVNSPSGNILAAAEHTIALLLSTARNVGQADSSVKAGRWERSKLVGVEVGRKTLGIIGLGKVGMNVARMAIGLGMAVKAVDPYASTDMARQTGVELVPGLEDLLPVVDFLTIHTPLLATTLDLVGEAEFKKMKKTARVLNVARGGVYNEEALIKALDEGWIAGAGIDVWSSEPLAPDSAAARLSQHPKVVATPHLGASTVEAQENVSMDVCKQVLEILHGGLPTSAVNAPIIMPEEYRKLQPSVQLVEKMGRLYTQHFVRSKGGMIGGRRFELTYHGDLAGMTNTKPLFAALVKGLVSTFSDSHINMVNAALIAKEKGIVISETRSGDSPSTYANLVTLRSYQAGSSGSEQVIEGYASDERVFISKLDRFNGVFTPEGTLIILHNYDEPGKIGGVGMVLGQHGINIKFMQVASLDPEATKGADTPPDPKGNEALMILGVLGPVSGEVLEDLNNSPGVLDVGLVKL; from the coding sequence ATGTCCCCTTCAGCTACTTTTGACACAACTTCTACTGGCCACTCAAACCGTCTTAAGATCCTCGTACCTGAGAAAGTATCTCCAGATGGACTAGCTTTACTCACCCCTCACTTTGACGTTGACAACCGTAAAGGATTAACGGCCCCTGAGCTTATCAATTTGATCCCTGACTACCATGGCCTGATTATTCGCTCCGAGACGCAAGTTACAGCTGAAGTCGTCCAAGCTGGACGAAAGCTGAGGGTTGTTGCTCGGGctggtgttggagttgataACATAGATGTCCCTGCCGCAAGCGCCCAAGGCGTTATTGTTGTGAACTCTCCTTCAGGCAACATCCTTGCAGCGGCAGAACACACTATTGCACTCCTCCTTTCAACAGCTCGTAATGTGGGCCAGGCAGACAGCAGTGTCAAGGCTGGCCGCTGGGAGCGAAGCAAGCTCGtgggtgttgaagtcggcCGTAAGACCCTCGGCATCATCGGTTTGGGCAAGGTTGGAATGAATGTCGCTCGCATGGCCATAGGTCTTGGGATGGCAGTTAAGGCAGTCGATCCTTATGCAAGCACCGACATGGCTCGTCAAACAGGCGTTGAGCTGGTCCCTGGGTTGGAGGACCTGCTTCCTGTGGTTGACTTTCTGACCATTCATACGCCCCTGCTTGCTACAACGCTGGACTTAGTTGGCGAGGCAGAGTTtaaaaagatgaagaagacagctCGTGTGCTCAATGTTGCACGCGGCGGTGTGTATAATGAGGAGGCTTTAATAAAAGCACTTGATGAGGGATGGATCGCAGGAGCGGGTATTGACGTCTGGTCTTCAGAGCCACTGGCCCcagactcagcagcagcccgGCTCAGTCAACACCCCAAGGTTGTTGCGACACCTCACCTGGGAGCCTCAACGGTAGAGGCACAGGAGAATGTTTCAATGGATGTCTGCAAGCAGGTCCTAGAGATTCTTCATGGTGGACTTCCTACTAGCGCTGTCAATGCCCCTATTATCATGCCGGAAGAGTACCGCAAGCTGCAACCATCTGTGCAGCTTGTCGAAAAGATGGGTCGTCTCTATACGCAGCACTTCGTGCGCAGTAAAGGGGGCATGATAGGGGGACGTCGATTCGAGCTCACATATCACGGCGACCTGGCTGGCAtgaccaacaccaagccgCTGtttgctgctcttgtcaaAGGTCTCGTGTCCACGTTCAGCGACTCGCACATCAACATGGTCAACGCAGCACTCATTGCCAAAGAGAAAGGCATTGTGATTAGCGAGACTCGTTCTGGCGATTCGCCTTCGACTTATGCCAACCTGGTGACACTACGTTCATACCAGGCTGGCAGCAGTGGTAGTGAGCAGGTGATTGAAGGCTACGCGAGTGATGAACgagtcttcatctccaagttGGACAGGTTCAATGGCGTGTTTACACCGGAGGGAACCTTAATTATACTGCACAACTATGATGAGCCTGGCAAGATCGGGGGAGTAGGGATGGTTTTAGGCCAGCACGGGATTAACATCAAGTTCATGCAAGTGGCCAGTCTGGATCCCGAAGCTACTAAGGGAGCCGACACCCCGCCTGACCCGAAAGGCAACGAGGCATTGATGATTCTTGGTGTTCTCGGGCCAGTGAGTGGTGAAGTCTTGGAGGACTTGAATAACTCCCCAggagttcttgatgttggacTGGTTAAGCTGTGA
- a CDS encoding lactoylglutathione lyase: MNFARAAQRIRSIQNFLTRQTVPRIPVPAIAAGQSRLVTMASTTDTKNYKFNHSMIRVKDPKASAKFYEFLGMSLVKKLEFPDSKFDLYFFGYDSPNALSHNKSTFDRQGLIELTHNYGTEDDPEYKVNNGNQEPNRGFGHTCIAVDNIQAACKRIEDAGYKFQKKLTDGRMRNIAFVLDPDGYWVEVVARNDYKQTEDVKETDVSTYTMNHTMLRVKDAEKSLKYYQEVLGMSRLRTLENPEAGFNLYFLGYPGDQPFPEGQDENTITHREGLLELTWNYGTEKDENFHYHDGNSQPQGFGHICVSVDNIDAACKRFEDLNVSWKKRLTDGRMKNVAFLLDPDGYWIELVQNEKFSGKENF, encoded by the exons ATGAACTTTGCAAGAGCCGCACAGCGCATCAGGTCCATCCAAAACTTTCTTACTAGACAGACAGTTCCCCGTATTCCTGTACCTGCTATTGCTGCTGGACAATCCAGATTAGTCACCATGGCTTCAACTACAGATACCAAGAACTACAAGTTCAACCACTCAAT GATCCGAGTCAAGGACCCCAAGGCTTCCG CTAAATTCTACGAATTCCTTGGTATGAGCCTtgtgaagaagctcgagTTCCCTGATAGCAAATTCGACCTCTACTTCTTTGGCTATGACTCTCCTAATGCCTTGTCACACAACAAGAGCACTTTTGACAGACAAGGACTTATCGAGTTGACTCACAACTACGGCACTGAGGATGATCCTGAGTACAAGGTGAACAATGGTAACCAAGAGCCTAACCGTGGTTTTGGCCACACCTGCATTGCCGTCGACAACATCCAGGCTGCCTGCAAGCGTATTGAGGATGCTGGTTACAAGTTCCAGAAAAAGCTGACGGATGGACGCATGCGAAACATCGCCTTTGTACTTGACCCTGATGGCTACTGGGTCGAGGTGGTTGCCAGAAACGATTACAAGCAGACAgaggatgtgaaggagaCTGATGTATCAACGTACACTATG AACCACACCATGCTTCGtgtcaaggatgctgagaagtCCTTGAAGTACTATCAGGAGGTTCTTGGCATGTCTCGACTGCGCACCCTTGAGAACCCTGAGGCCGGCTTCAACCTCTACTTCCTCGGATACCCTGGCGATCAGCCTTTCCCTGAAGGCCAGGATGAGAATACCATTACCCATCGGGAGGGTCTTCTCGAATTGACATGGAACTATGGCACCGAGAAAGACGAGAACTTCCACTATCATGATGGTAACAGCCAGCCTCAGGGATTCGGCCACATCT GCGTTTCGGTTGACAACATTGACGCGGCTTGCAAGCGATTCGAGGATCTGAACGtgagctggaagaagagacttACAGACGGCCGAATGAAGAACGTTGCCTTCTTGCTGGATCCTGATGGCTACTGGATTGAGCTTGTACAGAATGAGAAGTTCTCTGGCAAGGAGAACTTCTAG
- a CDS encoding lactoylglutathione lyase, whose translation MNFARAAQRIRSIQNFLTRQTVPRIPVPAIAAGQSRLVTMASTTDTKNYKFNHSMIRVKDPKASGKSGTLMSTALIIKPHLKLKLNQLTTCANIDPNAAKFYEFLGMSLVKKLEFPDSKFDLYFFGYDSPNALSHNKSTFDRQGLIELTHNYGTEDDPEYKVNNGNQEPNRGFGHTCIAVDNIQAACKRIEDAGYKFQKKLTDGRMRNIAFVLDPDGYWVEVVARNDYKQTEDVKETDVSTYTMNHTMLRVKDAEKSLKYYQEVLGMSRLRTLENPEAGFNLYFLGYPGDQPFPEGQDENTITHREGLLELTWNYGTEKDENFHYHDGNSQPQGFGHICVSVDNIDAACKRFEDLNVSWKKRLTDGRMKNVAFLLDPDGYWIELVQNEKFSGKENF comes from the exons ATGAACTTTGCAAGAGCCGCACAGCGCATCAGGTCCATCCAAAACTTTCTTACTAGACAGACAGTTCCCCGTATTCCTGTACCTGCTATTGCTGCTGGACAATCCAGATTAGTCACCATGGCTTCAACTACAGATACCAAGAACTACAAGTTCAACCACTCAAT GATCCGAGTCAAGGACCCCAAGGCTTCCGGTAAGTCAGGCACCTTGATGTCCACAGCCCTGATCATCAAGCCTCATCTTAAGCTTAAATTGAACCAACTCACTACCTGTGCGAATATTGACCCAAATGCAGCTAAATTCTACGAATTCCTTGGTATGAGCCTtgtgaagaagctcgagTTCCCTGATAGCAAATTCGACCTCTACTTCTTTGGCTATGACTCTCCTAATGCCTTGTCACACAACAAGAGCACTTTTGACAGACAAGGACTTATCGAGTTGACTCACAACTACGGCACTGAGGATGATCCTGAGTACAAGGTGAACAATGGTAACCAAGAGCCTAACCGTGGTTTTGGCCACACCTGCATTGCCGTCGACAACATCCAGGCTGCCTGCAAGCGTATTGAGGATGCTGGTTACAAGTTCCAGAAAAAGCTGACGGATGGACGCATGCGAAACATCGCCTTTGTACTTGACCCTGATGGCTACTGGGTCGAGGTGGTTGCCAGAAACGATTACAAGCAGACAgaggatgtgaaggagaCTGATGTATCAACGTACACTATG AACCACACCATGCTTCGtgtcaaggatgctgagaagtCCTTGAAGTACTATCAGGAGGTTCTTGGCATGTCTCGACTGCGCACCCTTGAGAACCCTGAGGCCGGCTTCAACCTCTACTTCCTCGGATACCCTGGCGATCAGCCTTTCCCTGAAGGCCAGGATGAGAATACCATTACCCATCGGGAGGGTCTTCTCGAATTGACATGGAACTATGGCACCGAGAAAGACGAGAACTTCCACTATCATGATGGTAACAGCCAGCCTCAGGGATTCGGCCACATCT GCGTTTCGGTTGACAACATTGACGCGGCTTGCAAGCGATTCGAGGATCTGAACGtgagctggaagaagagacttACAGACGGCCGAATGAAGAACGTTGCCTTCTTGCTGGATCCTGATGGCTACTGGATTGAGCTTGTACAGAATGAGAAGTTCTCTGGCAAGGAGAACTTCTAG